Proteins from one uncultured Cohaesibacter sp. genomic window:
- a CDS encoding sialic acid TRAP transporter substrate-binding protein SiaP, whose amino-acid sequence MKPSIFSPASLVAAAAMTLCVSATMPANAADVTIRWGDVVGGSHPQVMMIDKVADIVSKKSDGRIEIQSFPGGQLGGSRDMIEAVSSGVQHIVTEGAANFGQWVPWISVVEAPFIWKTPEQMISVLNGEMLDEINAQLAPAGMHAISALYYGTRHLTTSDKEIKTVADMEGFKVRVPQNDVFVAMAKAWGAKPTPINFNELYLALQQGLVDGQENPLPTIKSGKLNEVQKYIILTGHIRTPRMVVVNNDFWMGLSEEDRTIITDAVKEASTWANEEIMKQEDSLISEFKAGGVTVIEPDVESFRKATVDAVPPLFTEVWGEGTYEKLQNME is encoded by the coding sequence ATGAAGCCCTCGATTTTTTCACCCGCCAGCCTTGTGGCTGCTGCGGCAATGACGCTTTGTGTCTCTGCAACCATGCCTGCAAATGCGGCCGATGTGACCATCCGTTGGGGTGACGTCGTTGGCGGATCGCATCCTCAGGTGATGATGATCGACAAGGTTGCTGACATCGTTTCCAAGAAGAGTGATGGCCGGATCGAGATCCAGTCCTTCCCGGGTGGCCAGCTCGGTGGCTCTCGCGACATGATCGAAGCCGTCAGCTCTGGCGTGCAGCATATCGTGACTGAAGGGGCCGCCAACTTCGGCCAGTGGGTGCCATGGATTTCTGTCGTTGAAGCGCCTTTCATCTGGAAGACGCCAGAGCAGATGATCTCTGTTCTCAATGGCGAAATGCTTGATGAAATCAACGCACAGCTTGCTCCAGCGGGTATGCATGCCATTTCCGCGCTCTATTACGGTACGCGCCACCTGACCACCAGCGACAAGGAAATCAAGACCGTTGCTGATATGGAAGGATTCAAGGTTCGCGTGCCGCAGAATGACGTGTTTGTGGCCATGGCCAAGGCATGGGGTGCCAAGCCGACGCCGATCAACTTCAATGAGTTGTATCTTGCTCTGCAGCAGGGACTGGTCGATGGTCAGGAAAACCCGCTGCCGACCATCAAGTCCGGCAAGCTGAACGAAGTGCAGAAATACATCATCCTGACCGGCCACATCCGCACGCCGCGCATGGTTGTCGTCAATAATGACTTCTGGATGGGCCTCAGTGAAGAAGACCGCACCATCATCACCGATGCAGTCAAGGAAGCCAGCACCTGGGCAAACGAAGAGATCATGAAGCAGGAAGACAGTCTGATCAGCGAATTCAAGGCTGGTGGCGTCACCGTGATCGAGCCGGATGTTGAGAGCTTCCGCAAGGCTACGGTTGATGCGGTTCCCCCTCTCTTCACCGAAGTCTGGGGTGAAGGCACCTACGAGAAACTCCAGAATATGGAGTAA
- a CDS encoding TRAP transporter large permease, with protein MTETMFMILPIWFIAIIIGFPLYLAISLAGTAFIVINGIPALAVPQKIVMAANSFPLLAAPFFILMGNVMNYSGVTTRLFRFVSVISSWMRGGLAHANIIASVVFAGMSGSAVADAGGLGALEIKAMKDAGYRSDLAVAVTSASATIGPILPPSLPMVIYGVTAEASIGSLFVGAIVPGLLMALALMVTVRAIAKRHNLPRDKFPGLCEVGRAFCDAFFALMTPVILLGGIMSGVFTPTEAAVVAAAYALVVGGLVYRDFSLSDLPQVILSTVQTTGLVMALVMTAGLLGWALSVARIPFMVGSLLADISHNPLIFLLIVNISLLVVGLFMEAIAAMLILIPIFVPVAMANGIDPTQFGVLFVLNLMIGTITPPVGVVLFLTASIADVPPERAIRAMIPFLIPLIVVLGAVTCIPSLTTWLPHLLGLGG; from the coding sequence ATGACTGAAACCATGTTCATGATCCTGCCGATCTGGTTCATTGCCATCATCATCGGCTTTCCGCTCTATCTGGCCATCAGTCTGGCCGGTACGGCCTTCATTGTCATCAATGGGATTCCCGCGCTTGCCGTGCCACAGAAAATCGTCATGGCTGCCAATTCCTTCCCGCTTCTGGCTGCGCCTTTCTTTATTTTGATGGGCAATGTGATGAACTATTCTGGTGTCACGACTCGTCTTTTCCGCTTCGTCTCGGTTATTTCGAGTTGGATGCGGGGCGGGCTCGCGCACGCCAACATTATCGCCAGTGTGGTGTTCGCCGGTATGAGTGGATCTGCGGTTGCCGATGCTGGCGGGTTGGGCGCGCTCGAAATCAAAGCGATGAAGGATGCTGGCTATCGGTCTGATCTGGCGGTTGCCGTTACGTCTGCTTCGGCCACCATCGGGCCGATTCTTCCCCCAAGTCTGCCCATGGTGATCTATGGTGTGACGGCAGAAGCCTCGATCGGGTCGCTGTTTGTGGGCGCTATCGTGCCGGGCCTTTTGATGGCGTTGGCGCTGATGGTAACGGTTCGGGCTATTGCCAAACGCCACAATCTGCCTCGGGACAAGTTTCCCGGGCTGTGTGAGGTTGGCCGGGCCTTCTGTGATGCCTTCTTTGCCTTGATGACGCCGGTCATCCTGCTCGGCGGCATCATGTCGGGTGTCTTCACCCCAACCGAGGCCGCGGTTGTTGCGGCAGCCTACGCGCTGGTGGTTGGTGGTCTCGTCTATCGCGATTTCAGCCTTTCCGATCTGCCTCAGGTTATTCTCAGCACGGTTCAGACCACTGGTCTGGTGATGGCGCTGGTGATGACTGCCGGTCTGCTCGGCTGGGCGCTTTCGGTTGCCCGGATTCCCTTCATGGTCGGTTCTCTGCTGGCGGATATTTCGCATAACCCGTTGATCTTCCTTCTGATCGTCAACATCTCATTGCTGGTTGTCGGGCTTTTCATGGAAGCTATCGCGGCGATGCTGATCCTCATCCCGATCTTTGTGCCTGTGGCCATGGCCAATGGCATCGACCCAACCCAGTTCGGGGTGCTGTTCGTGCTCAATCTGATGATTGGCACAATCACGCCACCGGTGGGGGTCGTGCTGTTTCTGACCGCATCAATTGCTGATGTGCCGCCTGAGCGGGCCATTCGTGCGATGATTCCGTTCCTGATCCCTCTGATCGTGGTTCTGGGGGCGGTTACCTGCATTCCGAGCCTCACGACCTGGTTGCCCCATCTTCTGGGGTTGGGGGGATAG
- a CDS encoding GntR family transcriptional regulator produces the protein MKLSDKAYEKFKYHLMMGDLKPGQFISQRELATMTGVPLAPVREALLRLELEGVVQIAPQRGIQIVEVSLRFIRDTYQLRMMIEKEAAAKFAGNASEAMISQLREVHRSVIARVDEEGPGDDLLKDAQGIDDSLHDTIVSSLGNELVDWLYAMNNQRIQLIRLAHGHLTLITPGTFRQVMTEHMAIIEALESHDPDAAASAIEKHLTAALHRALGL, from the coding sequence ATGAAGCTTAGTGACAAAGCCTACGAAAAATTCAAATACCATCTGATGATGGGGGACCTAAAACCCGGCCAGTTCATTTCGCAACGCGAACTGGCGACCATGACCGGTGTCCCTCTCGCGCCAGTGCGGGAAGCTCTGTTGCGCCTGGAGCTGGAAGGGGTTGTCCAGATAGCCCCGCAGCGCGGCATCCAGATTGTCGAAGTGAGCTTGCGGTTCATTCGCGACACCTATCAGTTACGTATGATGATCGAGAAGGAAGCGGCCGCCAAATTCGCAGGCAACGCCAGCGAAGCCATGATCAGCCAACTGCGTGAGGTTCATAGGTCTGTGATTGCGCGCGTCGATGAGGAGGGGCCTGGCGATGATCTCCTGAAAGATGCGCAAGGCATCGATGACAGCCTGCACGATACCATTGTGTCTTCGCTCGGCAATGAGTTGGTCGACTGGCTCTATGCGATGAATAATCAGCGTATCCAGTTGATCCGACTGGCGCACGGGCATCTGACGCTGATAACGCCGGGCACCTTCCGTCAGGTGATGACCGAGCATATGGCCATTATTGAAGCGCTGGAAAGCCACGATCCTGACGCCGCTGCCTCTGCTATTGAGAAGCATCTAACAGCCGCGCTCCATAGGGCACTGGGGCTTTAG
- a CDS encoding DMT family transporter, which produces MTLTKNTPETSGTAKSVEQDTSGPSNTKQSMTVAAPVLGIGLKLASTLVFSIMTVTLKIASETVPVGEIVFARNFIGLWPVLLMVALRGELGVAFRTNHPLGHLGRSGIGIISMMFSFTAYALLPLPDATAIGFASPLFVIILAFFILKEKVRIYRWGAVGVGFLGIIIILSPHMGAGEMDSNAFIGSMCAATSAFLGGLAMIFVRKLCETERTSTIVVWFHGAGTGLALFSIPIGFIWTDWAWVVPDMKSLMLLLIVGISGGIGQILMTQSYRYADASTIAPFDYTSMIWAVLFGYLLFSDVPLPQVLIGAVVVICAGIFVIFREHALGLDRTKSRRASTPSKS; this is translated from the coding sequence ATGACGCTCACAAAGAACACCCCAGAAACCAGCGGCACCGCAAAATCCGTTGAACAGGACACATCCGGTCCAAGTAATACCAAACAGTCGATGACGGTCGCTGCACCAGTGCTGGGCATTGGTCTCAAGCTGGCTTCCACTCTGGTGTTCAGCATCATGACCGTCACACTCAAGATCGCCTCGGAAACGGTGCCGGTCGGCGAAATTGTGTTTGCCCGCAACTTCATCGGCCTGTGGCCTGTGTTACTGATGGTCGCTTTGCGGGGAGAACTGGGCGTTGCGTTCAGAACCAATCACCCATTGGGACATCTGGGTCGATCAGGTATCGGCATCATCTCGATGATGTTCTCCTTCACCGCTTATGCCTTGCTACCGCTTCCGGATGCCACCGCCATCGGCTTCGCTTCACCGCTTTTCGTCATCATATTGGCCTTCTTCATACTTAAGGAAAAGGTCCGGATCTATCGCTGGGGAGCCGTTGGAGTTGGCTTTCTTGGCATCATCATCATCCTTTCCCCTCACATGGGCGCTGGAGAGATGGATAGCAATGCGTTCATAGGCTCCATGTGCGCGGCAACATCGGCCTTTCTTGGGGGCCTTGCCATGATTTTCGTACGCAAGCTTTGCGAGACAGAACGAACATCAACCATAGTTGTCTGGTTCCATGGCGCGGGCACAGGGCTAGCCCTCTTCTCAATCCCCATCGGCTTTATATGGACAGACTGGGCCTGGGTCGTGCCGGACATGAAAAGCCTGATGTTGCTGCTCATAGTTGGTATTTCTGGTGGTATCGGACAAATTCTGATGACCCAGAGTTATCGATATGCAGATGCTTCAACGATTGCGCCATTTGATTATACCAGCATGATCTGGGCCGTACTTTTCGGTTATCTTCTGTTTTCTGATGTGCCGCTGCCACAGGTGCTCATTGGCGCAGTTGTGGTGATCTGTGCTGGCATTTTCGTCATTTTCCGTGAACATGCCTTGGGGCTGGATCGGACAAAATCCCGCAGGGCCTCCACACCATCCAAGTCATAG
- a CDS encoding tripartite tricarboxylate transporter TctB family protein produces MFNKDILTGIILSCSGGWIAWQAQSFPRLGGMKFGPGLFPTIAGTGLAICGLLVLITGIMAMRRAEVRDGAAATVSRLSPKAWINSIALVLGVILFAEFLDTVGFHLLAFPLMLCLLLLYGTKWWKAIVLALGVTMLVHFLFYSFLHVPLPWGWLEPYAW; encoded by the coding sequence ATGTTTAACAAGGATATTTTGACAGGGATCATCCTGTCCTGCTCAGGCGGCTGGATTGCCTGGCAAGCGCAAAGCTTTCCCCGGCTTGGCGGCATGAAGTTCGGCCCGGGCCTTTTCCCTACAATTGCCGGAACGGGACTGGCAATCTGTGGGCTTCTGGTCCTGATCACCGGTATCATGGCCATGAGAAGGGCTGAAGTAAGGGATGGCGCCGCTGCTACGGTTTCACGTCTTTCCCCCAAAGCCTGGATCAATTCCATCGCGCTGGTGCTCGGGGTCATTCTGTTTGCAGAATTTCTCGATACCGTCGGCTTTCACCTGTTGGCTTTTCCGCTGATGCTTTGCCTGCTGCTGCTCTATGGCACCAAATGGTGGAAGGCAATAGTGCTGGCGCTTGGTGTAACCATGCTCGTCCATTTCCTCTTCTATTCGTTTCTGCATGTTCCCCTGCCGTGGGGATGGCTGGAACCGTATGCTTGGTGA
- a CDS encoding dihydroxyacetone kinase subunit L translates to MQTLDAKSVAGLFSRFAERFEKEREALIELDSKVGDSDLGLTMAKAFRAASDAVGALDAPDLASQMKTAGAAIAKAAPSTMGTLMATGFLRGSKALDGAVALDVAGLASFWEAYANGVAMRGKAALGDKTVLDVLDPIARCFKAEAEKGAPLEVACEAAAKAADEALEATKLLVAQHGKAAAFQEKSRGLQDAGGTVACILADELNGFMKAATAS, encoded by the coding sequence ATGCAGACACTTGATGCGAAATCCGTTGCAGGTCTCTTTTCGCGCTTTGCTGAGAGGTTTGAAAAAGAGCGGGAGGCTCTGATTGAACTCGATAGCAAGGTTGGGGATAGCGACCTGGGGCTGACAATGGCGAAAGCCTTCCGAGCAGCCAGCGATGCCGTCGGGGCATTGGATGCACCCGATCTGGCCTCTCAAATGAAGACTGCCGGTGCGGCGATTGCCAAGGCAGCCCCTTCGACGATGGGGACGCTTATGGCGACCGGGTTCCTGCGAGGCTCCAAGGCGCTTGACGGAGCTGTCGCTCTGGATGTCGCCGGACTTGCAAGCTTCTGGGAAGCCTATGCAAACGGCGTTGCCATGCGCGGCAAAGCTGCGCTTGGAGACAAGACCGTGCTTGATGTGCTGGACCCAATCGCGCGCTGTTTCAAGGCTGAAGCTGAAAAGGGCGCGCCACTGGAGGTGGCCTGTGAGGCGGCTGCCAAGGCTGCCGATGAGGCGCTTGAAGCAACCAAGCTTCTGGTTGCTCAGCATGGCAAGGCCGCTGCTTTCCAGGAAAAATCGCGCGGTTTGCAGGATGCTGGTGGCACCGTCGCTTGTATTCTGGCTGATGAATTGAACGGATTTATGAAAGCTGCAACGGCAAGCTGA
- a CDS encoding LacI family DNA-binding transcriptional regulator, whose translation MAAGPKQNPTLRQVAEHAGVSVTTASLVLNRKGEISENTRANVLRAMAELNYTPRGERSTADSDASDAQNAVRFLKIVRHGQTLNRDHNVFISDYIDGMSYEATRRDYSLQVVSHEAVDVASIIEEISKSDLRGIVALGTELSDEDIHLINDCGVPNVIIDTYRPFVDGNFIDMDNEQLVHLALAHLASNGFRRIGLVSSYSEVNNFKLRHEAYMRAMNAHGLEIEEENILSVCATIEEAYEDSIKQLSNIKKLSDAYFCANDVIAFGFIRALRELGYSVPGDISVVGFDNLPMASMFDPPLTSLNVPKQRIGAMAIRFLDDLIVANEKQPPVKVLLSGDLVIRKSVKLAD comes from the coding sequence ATGGCTGCTGGGCCTAAACAAAACCCAACTTTACGGCAGGTTGCTGAACATGCTGGTGTTTCAGTTACCACCGCGTCTCTTGTCCTTAATCGTAAAGGTGAAATCTCAGAAAATACGCGCGCGAATGTGCTGCGTGCCATGGCCGAATTGAATTACACTCCGCGTGGAGAGCGAAGCACCGCGGATTCCGATGCCTCTGATGCGCAGAATGCCGTCCGCTTTCTCAAGATTGTGCGCCATGGACAGACCCTGAACCGAGATCACAACGTCTTCATATCGGACTATATTGACGGCATGTCCTATGAAGCAACCAGACGCGATTATTCGCTTCAGGTTGTCTCGCATGAAGCCGTGGATGTTGCATCGATAATCGAGGAAATTTCCAAGTCAGACCTGCGTGGTATCGTCGCTTTGGGAACCGAGTTGAGTGACGAAGACATTCATCTGATCAATGACTGCGGCGTCCCCAATGTGATCATCGATACATATCGTCCGTTCGTTGATGGCAATTTCATCGACATGGACAATGAACAACTGGTGCATCTTGCGCTCGCGCACCTCGCCTCCAACGGATTTAGGCGGATTGGCCTTGTGAGCAGCTACTCTGAGGTGAATAATTTCAAGCTCCGCCATGAAGCCTATATGCGGGCCATGAACGCGCATGGGTTGGAGATTGAAGAGGAGAATATTCTTTCGGTCTGCGCCACCATAGAAGAAGCCTACGAAGATTCTATCAAGCAGCTCTCCAACATCAAAAAGCTTTCAGACGCCTATTTTTGTGCCAATGATGTGATCGCCTTCGGCTTTATTCGGGCGTTGCGTGAACTTGGTTATTCTGTGCCCGGCGATATTTCCGTCGTAGGGTTTGATAATCTGCCGATGGCAAGCATGTTTGACCCGCCGCTCACGTCTCTCAATGTGCCCAAGCAGCGCATTGGTGCCATGGCTATTCGCTTTCTGGATGATTTGATTGTCGCCAACGAAAAGCAGCCACCGGTCAAAGTGCTGTTGTCCGGAGATCTTGTTATCCGCAAAAGCGTCAAGCTGGCCGACTAA
- a CDS encoding TRAP transporter small permease encodes MFSLRRLVDAIFKVLSGFAIVLFTLLFVVVMTQIILRYLFNSPLVWSDEFAQYAFIWLCFIGWLMASRNNQHIVITTVIGRLSESNRKIMLFFIEIAAIIFSCVMLYEGYAITLRNVTVSTASLFFPFAVVYAIVPVFAAVAILVSLVKILDLFVPEAAQEASENGETRS; translated from the coding sequence TTGTTTTCTCTACGCCGTCTCGTCGATGCCATTTTCAAGGTTCTCAGCGGTTTTGCCATCGTGCTGTTCACCTTGTTGTTCGTGGTTGTCATGACGCAGATCATTCTCCGCTATCTCTTCAACTCTCCGCTCGTCTGGAGTGATGAATTTGCACAATATGCCTTTATCTGGCTGTGTTTCATCGGCTGGCTGATGGCGAGCCGCAACAATCAGCATATCGTGATTACCACCGTGATCGGACGGCTTTCCGAAAGCAACCGCAAGATCATGCTGTTTTTCATCGAAATTGCGGCGATCATCTTCTCTTGCGTCATGCTCTATGAGGGCTATGCCATCACCTTGCGCAACGTCACGGTGAGCACGGCAAGCCTGTTTTTCCCTTTTGCCGTGGTCTACGCCATCGTGCCGGTTTTCGCCGCTGTGGCCATTCTGGTTTCTCTGGTCAAGATTCTCGACCTGTTTGTGCCTGAAGCTGCCCAAGAGGCTTCCGAAAACGGGGAGACGCGCTCATGA
- a CDS encoding tripartite tricarboxylate transporter permease — MLTNVLLTVLAPDNLLIIGLTTIYGCFIGAVPGLTATMAVALLVPFTFFLDPIPAISAIVATTTTAIFAGDISGTLLRIPGTPASAAYVDDAHTISRNGKPRTTLLISLLTASIGGVIGVIILMLIAPQLAHIAISFSSYETFWLACLGLSCAVFVGGGSVPKNFASLFIGLAIACVGIDVAVGYPRFTFGVDDLMDGITFIPAMIGIFAFSEVLRTVQSLRKEETQLQTITEPFWAALKGAVNAIRRYAITVLRSSVIGTVVGALPGAGADIAAWICYALARRTSKEPQTFGKGSMDGIAAGGSSNNAAISGAWTPALVFGIPGDSVTAIAIGVLLLKGMTPGPRIFIDQPELTSALFGSFLVANIMMIPMGMLAIFCSTYILKVPRAVMAPVILLFSMVGAYAISGSVTAIWIVLVLGLMGYLMAKVEIPLAPAILGIVLGKIIEDNFMVSMIKAQGNFLTFFDRSYALVLGIVTLIIWLLLIARAVREMVSGGYRANSSAPSGK; from the coding sequence ATGTTGACAAATGTTCTATTAACGGTGCTGGCGCCCGACAATCTTCTGATCATTGGCCTGACAACGATCTATGGCTGCTTTATCGGTGCTGTTCCCGGATTGACAGCAACAATGGCTGTGGCCTTGCTGGTGCCTTTCACATTCTTCCTCGATCCCATTCCGGCCATTAGCGCCATTGTCGCAACGACGACGACGGCCATTTTTGCAGGTGATATCTCCGGAACTTTGCTTCGGATACCCGGCACACCCGCGTCCGCTGCCTATGTCGATGATGCTCATACCATTTCCCGCAATGGCAAACCGCGGACAACGCTTCTGATCTCTCTTCTGACCGCTTCGATTGGCGGAGTGATCGGTGTAATCATCCTGATGTTGATTGCTCCGCAGTTGGCCCATATTGCCATCAGCTTCTCAAGTTATGAAACCTTCTGGCTGGCTTGCCTCGGGCTGAGCTGTGCCGTGTTCGTAGGCGGCGGATCGGTCCCCAAAAACTTTGCCAGTCTATTTATCGGCCTGGCCATTGCATGTGTCGGCATCGATGTGGCGGTTGGCTATCCCCGTTTCACCTTCGGGGTTGATGATCTGATGGATGGCATCACGTTCATTCCGGCCATGATCGGTATTTTCGCCTTTTCAGAAGTGTTGCGCACGGTCCAGTCTCTGCGAAAAGAAGAGACGCAATTGCAAACGATCACCGAGCCATTCTGGGCTGCTCTGAAGGGAGCCGTGAACGCCATTCGTCGCTATGCTATAACGGTGTTGCGGTCTTCCGTAATTGGAACGGTGGTTGGCGCTCTGCCCGGTGCTGGCGCAGATATTGCCGCCTGGATCTGCTATGCGCTGGCACGGCGCACATCCAAAGAGCCTCAAACATTCGGAAAAGGCAGCATGGATGGTATTGCCGCGGGCGGGTCGTCAAACAATGCGGCTATCAGCGGCGCATGGACACCAGCATTGGTGTTCGGGATTCCCGGTGATTCCGTAACCGCCATCGCCATCGGTGTGTTGCTGCTCAAGGGCATGACGCCGGGGCCGCGCATTTTCATTGACCAGCCGGAACTGACCTCTGCTCTGTTTGGCTCTTTTCTTGTTGCCAATATCATGATGATCCCCATGGGGATGCTGGCCATCTTCTGCTCGACCTACATTTTGAAGGTTCCGCGCGCGGTGATGGCCCCCGTTATCCTGCTCTTTTCCATGGTCGGGGCCTATGCCATTTCAGGGAGTGTCACAGCGATCTGGATCGTGCTGGTGCTCGGCTTGATGGGTTACCTCATGGCCAAAGTTGAAATCCCGTTGGCACCGGCGATTCTGGGCATCGTTCTTGGCAAGATCATCGAAGACAATTTCATGGTGTCGATGATCAAGGCACAGGGCAATTTCCTGACATTCTTCGACCGCTCCTACGCATTGGTGCTGGGGATCGTGACATTGATCATTTGGCTTCTGCTCATTGCAAGAGCCGTGCGCGAGATGGTTTCCGGAGGATATCGGGCGAACAGCTCGGCACCGTCCGGAAAATGA
- a CDS encoding tripartite tricarboxylate transporter substrate binding protein encodes MTKNLMKALLGATILGLGTLASSVASAECDWKPKRAVTYIVPWGAGGGTDANARMLSSLLSEEMGQPFNVVNRTGGNGVTGHSAIIRAKPDGYTIGSSTTEINTMHWIGLTDINYEQLTPIALLDLVPAGFTVAADSPYNSLAEVLAEAKANPGKITASGTSQGGIWHLALAGLLNAEGMDPASIRWIPSKGAAPAIKELMAGGVNVITVAQSEVKSLIEQGELKGLAYMNDERMPSLPDIPTTVEQLDSGWTLSSYQALTGPAGMDKDIACSYEKAVLKVLKTKEWADFKASRGADVVIMGADEVGSLIAKTDKNLGDTIKAIGLAK; translated from the coding sequence ATGACAAAGAATCTGATGAAAGCCCTTTTGGGGGCAACAATTTTGGGCCTCGGAACGCTCGCAAGCTCGGTCGCTTCGGCTGAATGTGACTGGAAACCGAAACGCGCGGTTACCTATATTGTTCCTTGGGGCGCTGGCGGAGGCACTGATGCGAATGCGCGTATGCTTTCGAGCCTGCTGAGCGAGGAAATGGGGCAGCCCTTCAATGTGGTGAACCGGACGGGCGGCAATGGTGTCACAGGGCACTCGGCCATTATTCGCGCCAAGCCAGATGGCTATACGATCGGTTCATCCACTACCGAGATCAATACGATGCATTGGATCGGCCTCACAGATATCAATTATGAGCAATTGACGCCGATTGCCCTGTTGGATCTGGTTCCTGCTGGCTTTACGGTCGCTGCGGACTCTCCTTACAACAGTCTTGCGGAAGTGCTGGCGGAGGCGAAAGCCAATCCGGGAAAAATCACGGCATCGGGTACGTCTCAGGGCGGTATCTGGCATCTGGCCCTTGCTGGCCTGTTGAATGCTGAAGGGATGGACCCCGCATCCATTCGCTGGATTCCCTCCAAGGGCGCAGCACCTGCAATCAAGGAACTGATGGCCGGGGGCGTGAATGTCATCACCGTTGCCCAGTCCGAGGTCAAGTCGCTCATCGAGCAAGGTGAACTCAAGGGCCTTGCCTATATGAACGACGAGCGCATGCCTTCTTTGCCCGATATTCCCACCACAGTCGAACAGCTGGATTCTGGCTGGACGCTTTCTTCCTATCAGGCCCTCACTGGCCCGGCCGGAATGGACAAGGATATTGCCTGCTCTTATGAGAAAGCCGTGCTCAAGGTTTTGAAAACCAAGGAATGGGCCGACTTTAAAGCAAGCCGCGGCGCTGATGTCGTGATCATGGGAGCTGATGAAGTTGGCAGTCTTATTGCCAAAACCGATAAGAATCTCGGAGACACCATCAAGGCAATCGGCCTGGCCAAGTAG
- a CDS encoding aldolase/citrate lyase family protein gives MNWLREQLKTGRCVRCIWLELASPALAEAAVWAGWDCVLIDNEHGPADLEATVNMVRAVEAAGGHAVVRVPWNDQVYLKRILELGIKSLMIPMICDKASAEAAAAATHYPPTGTRGYAAPCGRASHYGAKTDYLKTSDEEVFVIGQIEHKDALPNIGEIAEVDGIEMLFIGPNDLAGTIGLLEQLGEDDAEALAAEAEEKIKAAGKYMGTVKRPRWSFAELKGRGHNFLAGPGDIGLFMEAAKAANEEMKNEVG, from the coding sequence ATGAACTGGTTGCGAGAACAATTGAAAACCGGGCGCTGTGTGCGCTGTATCTGGCTGGAACTCGCCTCTCCGGCACTGGCTGAAGCTGCCGTTTGGGCGGGATGGGACTGTGTTCTCATCGACAACGAACACGGACCGGCGGATCTGGAAGCGACGGTCAACATGGTTCGAGCCGTTGAAGCTGCTGGCGGTCATGCAGTCGTGCGGGTCCCCTGGAATGATCAGGTTTATCTCAAACGGATTCTCGAACTTGGCATCAAGTCCCTGATGATCCCGATGATCTGCGACAAGGCTTCCGCAGAGGCAGCGGCGGCAGCGACACACTATCCTCCAACCGGTACCCGTGGATATGCCGCACCATGCGGGCGGGCTTCTCACTATGGGGCCAAGACCGACTATCTGAAAACGTCTGATGAAGAGGTTTTTGTCATCGGTCAGATCGAGCATAAGGATGCGCTACCCAATATTGGTGAGATCGCCGAGGTGGACGGTATCGAAATGCTCTTTATCGGGCCGAACGATCTCGCTGGCACCATTGGTCTTCTGGAGCAGCTGGGCGAAGATGATGCAGAAGCTCTTGCTGCCGAAGCTGAAGAGAAAATCAAGGCTGCCGGCAAATATATGGGTACAGTCAAACGCCCGCGTTGGAGCTTTGCCGAGTTGAAGGGGCGTGGCCATAACTTTCTTGCTGGCCCGGGTGATATCGGGCTGTTTATGGAAGCTGCAAAAGCTGCCAATGAAGAGATGAAGAACGAGGTCGGTTGA